The genome window ACCAGCTGGCCTACATGCTGGGCGGCCGCGCGGCCGAGGAGCTCGTCTTCCACGACCCGACCACCGGTGCCGCCAACGACATCGAGAAGGCCACCAACCTGGCCCGCGCGATGGTCACGCAGTACGGCATGACCGAGCGCCTCGGTGCGATCAAGTTCGGCAGCGACGGCAGCGAGCCGTTCCTCGGCCGTGAGATGTCTCACCAGCGCGACTACTCGGAAGAGGTCGCCGCGCTGGTGGACGAGGAGGTCAAGAAGCTCATCGAGACGGCGCACAACGAGGCCTGGGAGATCCTGGTCGAGAACCGCGACGTCCTCGACAACCTGGTGCTCCAGCTGCTGGAGAAGGAGACCCTGGGCAAGGAGGAGATCGCCGAGATCTTCGCCCCGATCGTCAAGCGCCCGCCGCGGCCCGCCTGGACCGGCTCCTCGCGCCGCACGCCGTCCACCCGCCCGCCGGTGCTCTCCCCCAAGGAGCTGGCACTGACGAACGGGTCGAACGGCGCGACGCCGGCGATCGCGAACGCCGCGGAGTCCGTCACCTCCACGGAGGCGTCTCCGGAGGACCGCCGCGAGAGCTGAACAGGGGTCCCACCGGCCCCGGAATTTCGGCCGCGCCCCCCAGGGTTCTAGCCTGGGGGGCGCGGCCGGTTTTGGCAGGGCCGCGGATGAGACGCGCGACCCGTGCGCGTCACAGGCGCAGGAACGAGGCACCACATGACCGACCCGGTGACGCTGAACGGCGAGAGCACGATCGGCGAGTTCGACGAGAAGCGTGCGGAGAACGCCGTGAGGGAGCTGCTCATCGCGGTCGGGGAGGACCCGGACCGAGAGGGGCTGCGGGAGACCCCGGGCAGGGTGGCACGGGCGTACCGGGAACTTCTGGCCGGGCTCAGGCAGGAGCCCGAGGATGTACTGACGACGACGTTCGATCTGGGCCACGACGAGATGGTCCTGGTCAAGGACATCGAGATCGTCTCCCTCTGCGAGCACCACCTGCTGCCGTTCCACGGTGTCGCCCATGTCGGCTACATCCCGGCCGAGAGCGGAAAGATCACCGGACTGTCGAAGCTGGCGCGTCTCGTCGAGGTGTTCGCTCGCCGGCCGCAGGTGCAGGAACGACTCACCACGCAGATCGCCGACTCGCTCATGCGCATACTCGAGGCCCGGGGCGCCATCGTCGTCATCGAGGCCGAGCACATGTGCATGTCCGTGCGCGGCATCCGCAAGCCGGGCGCCAAGACGACGACGTCGGCCGTGCGCGGCCAGCTGCGGGACGCCACGACGCGCGCCGAGGCGATGAGCCTGATACTGGCGCGCTGACGGCGCTGACGGCGCTGACGGCGCTGACGGCGCTGACGGCGGTGACGGCGCTGACCGCGCTCAGCGCCGTCTATCAGGAGACGGGTGCCGCGTTGCCGTCGTGGTCGTCGTCCTCGGGGAGCTTGCAGACCCGCTCCAGGAACAGGGCGGCCGCTATGACCGCGATGCCCGCGACGACCGAGAAGCCCGCGTAGATGGCCTGGTCGCGGCGGGAGGGCAGGTCCAGGGAGCCCAGGAGGAAGACGCCCGTGCCCCCGTACATGCCGGCGACCAGGGACGCCACCAGGGCGCTGGCCTGGCCGAAGACCACCGCGCGGGCCGCCATCAGCGGGTCGACGCCCTTCGCGTCCTGGCGGCGCTCCCGCTGGGCCTTGAGGCGGGCGCGCAGGGAGAGCGCCGTGGCCAGCAGGACCACGGCGATCAGGGCGAGGACGACGGGCGCGGCCAGTGGGACCCGGGGCAGTGTGCCCACGGCGTCCCACAGGCGGGCGCCCGCCCAGGACAGCACTCCGGCCACCACGAACACCGCCACCAGCGTCCTGACGCGCAGCTCTTTCACGATGTCCCTTCGTCGGCCCGGCCGTCGGTCGCACGGGGCGGTGATCCGGGAGGCCCCGGCCCGGTAGACCTTAACGACTACTCGGGCAGCCGGAGTTCCAGGTCGGCGCGGGGCGTGATCCCGTGGCGGGCGACGGCGTCGAGCAGGTGTGCCACCGGGCCGCGGCCGGGCAGCTGGGCCTCGGGGTCGAGGTCGTGCCACGGCGCGAGGACGAAGGCCCGCTCGTGGGCGCGCGGGTGGGGCAGCGTGAGCACCGGGTCGTCGGAGACCACGTCGGCGTACGCGACGATGTCCACGTCCAACGTGCGCGCCCCCCAGCGCTCGTCGCGCACCCGGTGGAAGGCCTCCTCGACGGCGTGCGCCCGCTCCAGCAGGGAGGAGGGGGGCAGGGTCGTCTTCACGACGACCACCGCGTTGAAGTACGCCGGCTGGCTGCCGGGGGCCACGCCCCACGGCTCGGTCTCGTACACCGGCGAGACCGCCTTGACGCGGACGCCCGGCGTGTCCTCCAGAGCGTCTATCGCGCCCTGGAGGTTCTCCAGGCGGTTGCCCAGGTTCGAGCCGATGGAGATCACGGCCCGTTTCGGGTTCTGCAGGGTGGTGTCGGCGGCGTCCACTTTCTCCACGACGGAGGTGGGCACCGGCTGGACGGTCGGGTCGCTCTGACCCCCGGCGAAGAAGGCGCTCATACTCGGCTCCGGGTGATGGTGACGGTCACGTCGTCGAAGGGGACCGTGATCGGGGCGTCCGGCTTGTGGACGCAGACCTCGACCTCCTGGACCGGGGCGTGCTTCAGGCAGGACAGTGCGATGCGCTCCGCGAGCGTCTCGATGAGGTTCACGGGCTCCCCCTCGACCACGGCGACGACCTCCTCGGCCACCACGCCGTAGTGCACGGTCTTCGTCAGGTCGTCGTCGGTCGCGGCCGGCCGGGTGTCCACGCCCAAGACGAGATCGACGATGAAGGTCTGGCCCTCCTCGCGCTCCTTGGGGAACACGCCGTGGTGCCCGCGGGCCTTCAGGCCGCGCAGCGCGACACGATCCACGCGAATCACTCCTGCAATCGTCGGTAGCGGCCGATTCTCACCGGATGCGGACGGTACACCGGCCTCGAATGAATCTACCTGCGAGCACTGACACCGTCGGCCCACGGGGGCGCGCGCCGACGGCACCGGCGGGAGGGCTCATCGGGCGTTTCCCCTGGGGAACACGGTGGCTCATGACCGGGTAGCCGCCCATACCCGGGAGTAGGTGATTCCGACCACTTCAGGCCGCCTACCCACTCGCGCGGGCCGTCCACCCCTCAGACGGAGTCGTCCTCTCAGACGGAGTCGTCCTCCTCGTCGTCACTGGTTTCGGTCAGCACGGGGGAGGCGTGGTGCGACCAGAGCTTCCAGCCGTCGGACGTGCGGCGGAACACGTTCGTGGCGACCACGAGCTGACCGACGAGCGGGCCCGGCTCCTCGCCGCCGTCGGGGGACGGGCCGCCGCTGAGGATGTTCTCCGTGCACGTCACGAGGGCGGTGTCGCCGGTCACGGAGACATGGACGTCGGTGAGGAAGAACTGGATGTAGTCGGTGTTCGCCATGATCAGCGCGTACGACCGCAGGACCTCGCCGCGTCCGGTCAGGACGGGCCAGCCCGGGTGGACGCAGGAGACCACGCCGGTGTCGGCCGGGTCGTGGTACTCCTCGTCCACGCCCAGGTCGGCGGGGGCGAGCCAGAGCGAGGACAGCTCCTCGAAGTCCCCCCGCTCCATGGCCTCGTAGAAGGCCGTGTTGGCCAGTTCGACCTGTTCGACGTCCGTGTGGGCGGTGCTCACCGGGCTCCTTCGGGGGTTCCGGTCGTGCGTGCGTCCTCCAAGGCGCGGGCGACGCGTACGGCGTCCGCCGTCGCGCGCACCTCGTGCACGCGCACGGCCCAGGCGCCGGCGTGCGCGGCGAGTGCGGAGACGGCGGCCGTGGCGGCGTCGCGTTCCCGTGCGGGCGGGGGTGCGCCCTCGGGGCCGGCCAGGACGCGGCCGAGGAACCGTTTGCGGGAGGCGGCCACCAGGAGGGGGTGGCCGAGGCCGAGCAGGCGGTCCAGGCGGGCGAGCAGGGCCAGGTCGTGCTCGGCGTCCTTGGAGAAGCCGAGACCGGGGTCGACGACGATGCGGTCCGGGGCGATGCCGCCCTCGAGGACGGCCTCCACGCGCGCGTGCAGCTCGTCCACGACCTCGGTGACGACGTCCTCGTAGACGCCCTTGACGTTGCCGCCCTGCAGGAAGCCGCGCCAGTGCATGACCACGAAGGGGGCGCCCGTGGCCGCGACGACCGGGATCATCGTGGGGTCGGCGAGTCCGCCGCTGACGTCGTTGACGAGGGCGGCACCGGCGGCGAGGGCCTGCTCGGCGACACGGGCGCGCATGGTGTCGACAGAGACCGTGACGCCCTCGGAGGCGAGACCGCGCACGACGGGGATGACCCGCCTCAGCTCCTCGGCCTCGTCGACACGGGTGGCACCGGGGCGGGTGGACTCCCCGCCGACGTCGACGAGGTCGGCGCCCTCGGAGACCAGGTCGAGGCCGTGCTTGACGGCGACGGTGGTGTCGAACCAGCGGCCGCCGTCGGAGAAGGAGTCGGGGGTGACGTTGACGACCCCCATGACCGCACAGCGGTCCCACGCCGGAAGACCGGCCACGCGGCCCCGCCCACTCTTCGTGCTCATACGTTCAGCGTAGGCCCCCGGGGCCTGTCTTTCGGATCAGCTCGGCGTCAGGGGCGTGGCAAAGACAGGCCGAGCACCCGCACCCGCCTCCAGGGACGGGTGTCCGCCACGGTGGACCGGCTGCGGCCGGGCTCCGGGGACGGCCCGGTGAGGCCCCGGGGATCGGGGCCCCCACCGGGCCTGTTGGGGCTTGTCAGGCGCGGCTGGGGGTCCGTACCCCGCGTTCCGCCACGCCGTGCGCGCACGGGCGCGGGGCCCGGGACGTGCGGCGCAGGACGCGGGGGAGGGCCAGGTTCACGAAGCCCTCGGCCTGCATGACCGCGAAGCCGATGCGCGGCAGGTCGCGGGTGGAGGCGTACACCATGAAGCGCGGCTCCCAGCGAGGCTGGAACTTGGCGTTGAACTTGTACAGGGACTCGATCTGGAACCACCGGGAAAGGAAGACCAGCAGCCCCCGCCACGCCCGCAGCACGGGCCCCGCACCGATCTTCTCGCCGCGGGCCAGCGCCGAGCGGAACATCGCGAAGTTCAGCGAGACGTGCTCGATGCCGAACTTCGGGGCGGCCTGCAGCGCGGCCACGATCAGCAGTTCGTTCATGCCCGGGTCGGCCGAGCGGTCACGGCGCATCAGGTCCAGGGAGGCCCCGTCCGTGCCCCAGGGGACGAAGTGCAGGACGGCCTTGAGGTCGCCGTACGGTCCCGCCTCGGCGTCGGCCTTGTGGGCCGTCGCGATCAGGCAGTCACCGTCAGCCGGGTCCCCGACACGGCCGAGCGCCATGGAGAAACCGCGCTCGGTGTCCGTACCGCGCCAGTCCTCGGCCGCCCGTCGTATGCGCTCCAACTCGCCCTCGCCGAGGTCACGGATGCGCCGTACCCGGGTCTCGTAACCGGCGCGCTCGATGCGCTTCACCATCTGGCGCACGTTGCGCATCGCACGCCCGGAGAGGGAGAAATCCTTGACGTCCACCACCGCCTCGTCACCCAGTTCGAGGGCGTCCAGGCCGGTCTCGCGGGTCCACACCTCGCCGCCCGTCTCCGAGCAGCCCACGACCGCGGGCGTCCAGGAGTGAGCCCTGGCCTCGTCCATGAACCGCTCGATGGCGCCCGGCCAGGCCTCCACGTCGCCGATCGGGTCGCCGCTCGCCAGCATCACGCCCGACACGACGCGGTACGTCACCGCCGCCTTGCCGCTCGGTGAGAAGACGACCGCCTTGTCGCGGCGGAGTGCGAAGTGGCCGAGGGAGTCACGACTCCCGTGCTTGTCCAGCAGGGCGCGCAGCCGTTCCTCGTCCTCCTCGGTGAGCTGGGCGGCCGGGTGTTCGGGCCGGAAGGCCAGGTAGATCGTGGTGATCGCGGTGATGAGACCGAGCGCGCCGAGCGAGAAGCCCACCGTCCAGGAGGTGTTGCCGGTGTAGTCGACCGGGCCCTCGAAGCCGAACAGGCCGTACAGGACGTGCTCGAGGCGGTCGGACAGGCTCGGGTCGCCGACCATGCGGTGCGAGTGGACGCTGACGATGACCAGGCCCAGACCCACGGAACCGGCGCCCATGAGGATGAAGTTGGCCAGTGCGCGCCAGCGACTGCGCGGGTCGGGCAGGGCCGCGAACTCGCCTCGGTGGCGCAGCAGCGGCACCAGCAGCGCCACCGCGATGAGCACGCCGACGAGCGAGTGGCGGTAGACGTACTCCGACACGGCGCCCGCCGGAAGGAGCAGTACCGCGGCGCGCCACGCCCGGCGTTTGCGCCGGCGCAGCCCGTGGGCCAGGAGCAGCAGCAGGACGCCCGCGCTCAGGGACAGGGCCGCGGCGAAGGGTCCGAACGAGCCGGGCAGCACCTCGGCCATGCGGTGCATACGGCTGTGCCGGAAGCGCGGGAACACGCCCGCGGCGATGTCCAGGACTCCCACGAGGGTGCAGGCCCTGGCGATCAGCGTGGGGACGGCCTCCGGACGCGGGCCGCGGAGTATGCGCCGCACCACACGTGATCGCTCCGGAACCTCATCCGACTTTTCCCCATCTATCCTGACAGACATCGCATCCCGTAGTTCTGCGAGAGACCTTGAGCCCGGTGCCGATCGGGGCATCCGGCGACATTGCGCCCTCTAGGACGGTGTCTCGGGGAGAGAGGTTCACTCCCCATCACAAAGCTGGTTCAAAGCCGACGGAAAGTCCGGGGCAAGGGCCGGCGAAACCGCGGGGGCGGGCCCCGC of Streptomyces cynarae contains these proteins:
- the folK gene encoding 2-amino-4-hydroxy-6-hydroxymethyldihydropteridine diphosphokinase; amino-acid sequence: MSAFFAGGQSDPTVQPVPTSVVEKVDAADTTLQNPKRAVISIGSNLGNRLENLQGAIDALEDTPGVRVKAVSPVYETEPWGVAPGSQPAYFNAVVVVKTTLPPSSLLERAHAVEEAFHRVRDERWGARTLDVDIVAYADVVSDDPVLTLPHPRAHERAFVLAPWHDLDPEAQLPGRGPVAHLLDAVARHGITPRADLELRLPE
- a CDS encoding phosphatidylglycerol lysyltransferase domain-containing protein, which codes for MSVRIDGEKSDEVPERSRVVRRILRGPRPEAVPTLIARACTLVGVLDIAAGVFPRFRHSRMHRMAEVLPGSFGPFAAALSLSAGVLLLLLAHGLRRRKRRAWRAAVLLLPAGAVSEYVYRHSLVGVLIAVALLVPLLRHRGEFAALPDPRSRWRALANFILMGAGSVGLGLVIVSVHSHRMVGDPSLSDRLEHVLYGLFGFEGPVDYTGNTSWTVGFSLGALGLITAITTIYLAFRPEHPAAQLTEEDEERLRALLDKHGSRDSLGHFALRRDKAVVFSPSGKAAVTYRVVSGVMLASGDPIGDVEAWPGAIERFMDEARAHSWTPAVVGCSETGGEVWTRETGLDALELGDEAVVDVKDFSLSGRAMRNVRQMVKRIERAGYETRVRRIRDLGEGELERIRRAAEDWRGTDTERGFSMALGRVGDPADGDCLIATAHKADAEAGPYGDLKAVLHFVPWGTDGASLDLMRRDRSADPGMNELLIVAALQAAPKFGIEHVSLNFAMFRSALARGEKIGAGPVLRAWRGLLVFLSRWFQIESLYKFNAKFQPRWEPRFMVYASTRDLPRIGFAVMQAEGFVNLALPRVLRRTSRAPRPCAHGVAERGVRTPSRA
- the folP gene encoding dihydropteroate synthase, encoding MSTKSGRGRVAGLPAWDRCAVMGVVNVTPDSFSDGGRWFDTTVAVKHGLDLVSEGADLVDVGGESTRPGATRVDEAEELRRVIPVVRGLASEGVTVSVDTMRARVAEQALAAGAALVNDVSGGLADPTMIPVVAATGAPFVVMHWRGFLQGGNVKGVYEDVVTEVVDELHARVEAVLEGGIAPDRIVVDPGLGFSKDAEHDLALLARLDRLLGLGHPLLVAASRKRFLGRVLAGPEGAPPPARERDAATAAVSALAAHAGAWAVRVHEVRATADAVRVARALEDARTTGTPEGAR
- the folE gene encoding GTP cyclohydrolase I FolE — translated: MTDPVTLNGESTIGEFDEKRAENAVRELLIAVGEDPDREGLRETPGRVARAYRELLAGLRQEPEDVLTTTFDLGHDEMVLVKDIEIVSLCEHHLLPFHGVAHVGYIPAESGKITGLSKLARLVEVFARRPQVQERLTTQIADSLMRILEARGAIVVIEAEHMCMSVRGIRKPGAKTTTSAVRGQLRDATTRAEAMSLILAR
- a CDS encoding nuclear transport factor 2 family protein produces the protein MSTAHTDVEQVELANTAFYEAMERGDFEELSSLWLAPADLGVDEEYHDPADTGVVSCVHPGWPVLTGRGEVLRSYALIMANTDYIQFFLTDVHVSVTGDTALVTCTENILSGGPSPDGGEEPGPLVGQLVVATNVFRRTSDGWKLWSHHASPVLTETSDDEEDDSV
- the folB gene encoding dihydroneopterin aldolase — translated: MDRVALRGLKARGHHGVFPKEREEGQTFIVDLVLGVDTRPAATDDDLTKTVHYGVVAEEVVAVVEGEPVNLIETLAERIALSCLKHAPVQEVEVCVHKPDAPITVPFDDVTVTITRSRV
- a CDS encoding DUF3180 domain-containing protein; this encodes MKELRVRTLVAVFVVAGVLSWAGARLWDAVGTLPRVPLAAPVVLALIAVVLLATALSLRARLKAQRERRQDAKGVDPLMAARAVVFGQASALVASLVAGMYGGTGVFLLGSLDLPSRRDQAIYAGFSVVAGIAVIAAALFLERVCKLPEDDDHDGNAAPVS